One genomic region from Candidatus Hydrogenedentota bacterium encodes:
- a CDS encoding pitrilysin family protein — protein sequence MAQTSLPRAEGGQQTRSLANGVTLLTERLPYVRSVSLGVWIKTGSACELPHLTGISHFLEHLFFKGTSTRTTRQLMEAIESRGGHLNAYTSRDYTCVYAKTLDTHLATAAEILGDIICDSQFFDFEKERNVVLEEIASNEDVPEDYIHDLFVSDLFPKHSLGAPVSGTHKSVSGITLEDVRAHYARWYHPQNMVISVAGNLDADEALDLIEKAFAPLKPGNTPVVPAYDAPTFGTGIDACRRKIAQSHYCIGFPGPATDDPVRFVYDILGNALGGGSTSRLFERIREQEGLSYAIYTFQSAYYRAGLLGVYAAVAPENLDRALSMTFEEIRRIRDERISSEEVGLNREQLKGSLLMALEDTFHRMSRMAKSYMYHGRVVPLEEVIAKIDAVTSEEVHELANAILQAQSCMLTVLGPKNALHLKEIPL from the coding sequence ATGGCACAGACATCTTTACCCCGCGCGGAGGGTGGCCAGCAGACCCGTAGTCTCGCCAACGGCGTTACGCTTCTGACCGAGCGGCTGCCGTACGTCCGGTCTGTTTCGCTGGGCGTTTGGATCAAGACCGGCTCGGCCTGTGAACTGCCCCATCTGACCGGCATTTCCCATTTCCTTGAGCATTTGTTTTTTAAAGGCACATCGACGCGCACGACCCGGCAGTTGATGGAAGCCATCGAGTCGCGGGGAGGTCATCTCAATGCGTACACCTCGCGCGATTACACCTGCGTGTACGCAAAGACTCTTGATACGCATCTGGCTACGGCGGCCGAGATCCTCGGGGACATCATCTGCGATTCCCAATTCTTCGATTTCGAGAAGGAACGCAACGTGGTTCTCGAAGAGATCGCTTCGAACGAAGATGTGCCCGAGGACTACATTCATGACCTCTTCGTGAGCGACCTGTTTCCGAAGCACTCGCTGGGCGCGCCTGTCTCAGGGACGCACAAATCCGTTTCCGGGATCACGCTCGAGGATGTTCGGGCGCATTACGCCCGCTGGTACCACCCGCAGAACATGGTCATTTCCGTGGCGGGCAATCTCGACGCGGACGAGGCGCTGGACCTCATCGAGAAGGCCTTTGCACCGCTGAAGCCGGGAAACACGCCTGTCGTCCCAGCCTACGATGCGCCAACCTTCGGGACCGGCATCGACGCGTGCAGGCGAAAGATTGCGCAAAGCCACTATTGCATCGGCTTTCCCGGGCCAGCCACGGACGATCCGGTTCGCTTCGTCTACGATATCCTCGGCAACGCGCTCGGCGGTGGCAGCACCTCGCGTCTGTTCGAGCGGATACGCGAGCAGGAGGGCCTGTCCTATGCCATCTACACGTTTCAGTCCGCTTACTACCGGGCGGGTTTGCTGGGCGTGTACGCGGCGGTGGCCCCCGAGAACCTGGACCGGGCTCTCTCGATGACTTTCGAGGAGATCCGCAGGATTCGCGACGAACGCATCTCGAGCGAAGAGGTCGGCCTCAATCGCGAACAATTGAAGGGCAGCCTGCTCATGGCGCTCGAAGATACGTTTCACCGGATGAGCCGCATGGCGAAATCCTATATGTACCATGGCCGCGTTGTGCCTCTTGAGGAGGTCATTGCGAAAATCGACGCTGTTACGTCCGAGGAGGTGCATGAACTCGCCAATGCCATATTGCAGGCGCAAAGCTGCATGCTGACGGTTCTGGGCCCGAAGAATGCGCTGCATCTCAAGGAAATTCCGCTATGA
- the gap gene encoding type I glyceraldehyde-3-phosphate dehydrogenase — protein sequence MATKVGINGFGRIGRNVFKLLMEEKSFDVEAINDLTDAKTLAHLLKYDSVNGVYKKEVKSTDNAIIVDGQEIKVTAIKNPAELPWKDNGVSLVLESTGVFRKKEQCMLHVQAGAKKVLLTVPPKDAVDAIIVMGVNDRELKASDVVVSNASCTTNCLAPVAKVLHEKFGIKRGLMTTVHAYTNDQRVHDMPHSDLRRARAAAEAIIPTTTGAARAVGKVLPALNGKLDGMAMRVPVKDGSVVDLVVELEKKATAEDINAAMKAAADGELKGILQYCEDPIVSCDVIGNPYSSVFDSLCTTVMGDNFAKVISWYDNEWGYSCRCVDLLKKMA from the coding sequence ATGGCAACTAAGGTAGGCATCAACGGATTCGGACGTATCGGCCGCAACGTATTCAAGCTGCTCATGGAAGAAAAGAGTTTCGACGTTGAGGCCATTAACGATCTGACCGACGCGAAGACACTTGCCCACTTGCTCAAATACGACTCGGTAAACGGCGTTTACAAAAAGGAAGTCAAGAGCACGGATAACGCGATTATCGTGGACGGCCAGGAAATCAAAGTCACGGCCATCAAGAATCCGGCCGAGCTGCCCTGGAAAGACAACGGGGTTTCGCTGGTGCTCGAATCCACCGGCGTGTTCCGCAAGAAGGAACAGTGCATGCTGCACGTGCAGGCGGGCGCCAAGAAAGTCCTCCTGACAGTGCCTCCGAAGGACGCGGTTGACGCCATCATCGTGATGGGCGTGAACGACCGCGAACTGAAGGCGAGCGACGTGGTGGTCTCGAACGCGAGCTGCACGACGAACTGCCTGGCCCCGGTTGCGAAGGTTCTTCACGAGAAATTCGGCATCAAGCGCGGATTGATGACCACGGTGCACGCCTACACGAACGACCAGCGCGTACACGACATGCCGCACAGCGACCTGCGCCGCGCCCGTGCCGCCGCCGAGGCGATCATCCCCACGACGACCGGCGCCGCCCGTGCGGTCGGCAAGGTCTTGCCGGCGTTGAACGGCAAGCTTGACGGCATGGCGATGCGCGTCCCCGTCAAAGACGGGTCGGTGGTGGACCTGGTGGTCGAACTCGAGAAGAAAGCCACCGCGGAAGACATCAACGCCGCCATGAAAGCAGCCGCGGACGGCGAGCTCAAGGGCATTCTGCAGTACTGCGAAGATCCGATCGTGTCGTGCGACGTGATCGGCAATCCGTATTCCAGCGTCTTCGACTCGCTGTGCACCACGGTGATGGGCGACAATTTCGCGAAGGTCATTTCGTGGTACGACAACGAGTGGGGTTACTCGTGCCGTTGCGTTGACCTGTTGAAGAAGATGGCATAG
- the rpsO gene encoding 30S ribosomal protein S15, whose amino-acid sequence MGTAKARKTEIIKEHGKHEGDTGSAEVQIALLTERINHLTGHFQTHQKDFAGRRGLLKLVGQRRNLLNYLRNKDVERYRAIVKSLGLRK is encoded by the coding sequence ATGGGAACAGCGAAAGCACGCAAGACCGAGATTATCAAGGAACACGGGAAGCACGAAGGCGACACGGGTTCCGCCGAGGTGCAGATTGCACTGCTCACGGAGCGTATTAACCACTTGACGGGGCATTTTCAGACCCACCAGAAAGACTTCGCCGGACGGCGCGGCTTGCTGAAGCTTGTGGGTCAGCGCCGCAACCTGCTCAATTACCTTCGCAACAAGGACGTCGAGCGGTACAGGGCGATCGTGAAGTCCCTCGGTCTGCGCAAGTAA
- a CDS encoding SUMF1/EgtB/PvdO family nonheme iron enzyme, with translation MAIRSSIKTAVTGALLCLASTALAQGWQGLSQKEFTNSIGMKFVRIEPGTFTMGTPEDAILPDALTTDLVKEKPGPMPQRIHGDFDEHPAHSVEITQAFYLAVMEVTNGQFEQFDFTHGRYRGNQGFSCMDNEAVVFVSWFDAAAFCEWLSEKEGLPYRLPTEAEWEYACRAGSQRPFHTGDALPDVFHKNVFESWHPDPDPSRITEKFRYPERRYKDNIVLLDVGMTPPNAWGLYDMHGNVEEWCVDWYGPYLPGPQKDPVGYAEGEFRVTRGGSHSTELYFLRSANRMGTVPEDRSWLIGFRVAIGPVPGTKPLPQPEPPACQRGVNQTILADLAQGPEPAQPYFEGPRPFVRIIPDAHGPLFIDHNHDPAIAPCPNGDLLAIWYTTSREKGRELCLAGSRLRHGQKEWEPASLFWLAPDRNLHAPSLWLDKQSGVLYQFVGLSAAATWGNLAAAMRTSNDSGATWSKARLIASEHGLRHQMSEPVIRTRDGALLVACDATDVDGTSLLTSRDGEQTWTDSGGVIRGVHGGVVELDDGRLFGLGRGNDIDGHMPASRSSDLGKTWTYAPSPFQPIGGGQRLVLLRLQEGPILLVSFAKDVEMFDGSGNKSLCSGMFAALSLDDAETWPVMRLVTPGGAPCETGTTNNAPFTLSDTSAEPRGYLAGCQGLDGVIHIISSYQHYSFNLAWLTATQDTWP, from the coding sequence ATGGCAATCAGGTCGAGCATCAAGACGGCCGTGACGGGCGCGCTGCTGTGCCTGGCTTCGACGGCTCTCGCGCAAGGCTGGCAGGGACTGTCTCAGAAAGAGTTCACAAACTCGATCGGCATGAAATTCGTGCGCATCGAGCCGGGCACGTTCACGATGGGGACGCCCGAGGACGCCATCTTGCCCGACGCGCTGACCACGGACCTGGTAAAGGAGAAGCCAGGCCCGATGCCGCAGCGCATCCATGGCGACTTCGACGAGCACCCTGCCCATTCCGTCGAGATTACGCAGGCGTTCTACCTGGCCGTGATGGAAGTCACAAACGGACAGTTCGAACAATTTGATTTCACTCATGGCAGGTACCGCGGGAATCAAGGATTCTCATGCATGGACAACGAGGCCGTTGTGTTTGTTTCATGGTTTGACGCCGCGGCCTTTTGCGAGTGGCTTTCCGAGAAAGAGGGCCTCCCCTACCGCCTTCCCACCGAAGCAGAGTGGGAATACGCCTGCCGGGCAGGCTCACAAAGGCCATTCCATACTGGCGACGCCTTGCCTGACGTTTTCCACAAAAACGTGTTCGAATCATGGCATCCGGACCCGGATCCTTCACGCATAACAGAGAAATTCCGTTACCCCGAACGCCGTTACAAGGACAACATCGTTCTGCTGGACGTCGGAATGACTCCGCCCAACGCGTGGGGATTGTACGACATGCACGGAAACGTCGAGGAGTGGTGCGTGGACTGGTACGGGCCCTATTTGCCGGGACCCCAAAAGGACCCCGTGGGGTATGCTGAAGGCGAATTCCGCGTCACCCGCGGCGGCAGCCACTCGACGGAACTGTACTTCCTGCGTTCCGCCAACCGGATGGGCACCGTGCCCGAGGACCGGTCCTGGCTCATCGGATTCCGCGTAGCGATCGGCCCCGTGCCTGGCACAAAGCCGCTCCCGCAGCCGGAGCCGCCCGCATGCCAGCGCGGCGTCAACCAGACCATACTCGCGGATCTCGCCCAGGGTCCGGAACCCGCACAGCCCTATTTCGAGGGGCCTCGCCCGTTCGTGCGAATCATCCCCGATGCCCACGGACCGCTTTTCATTGACCACAACCACGATCCGGCGATCGCGCCGTGTCCCAACGGCGACCTGCTGGCCATCTGGTATACCACCAGCCGCGAAAAAGGCCGCGAACTCTGCCTTGCGGGGAGCCGCCTGCGGCACGGCCAGAAAGAGTGGGAACCGGCATCGCTATTCTGGCTCGCGCCCGACCGCAACCTTCACGCGCCCTCCCTGTGGCTCGACAAACAGAGCGGCGTGCTCTACCAGTTCGTCGGCCTTTCCGCCGCGGCCACCTGGGGCAACCTGGCGGCAGCCATGCGGACCTCGAACGACAGCGGCGCCACATGGTCCAAGGCGCGGCTCATCGCGTCCGAACACGGCCTGAGGCATCAGATGTCCGAGCCGGTCATCCGCACCCGCGACGGCGCGCTCCTCGTGGCGTGCGACGCCACCGACGTGGACGGCACCTCGTTGCTCACCAGCCGCGACGGCGAACAAACATGGACCGACTCCGGCGGCGTGATCCGAGGCGTTCATGGCGGTGTGGTCGAGTTGGATGACGGGCGCCTGTTCGGTCTCGGCCGCGGCAACGACATCGACGGACACATGCCCGCGAGTCGTTCGTCGGACTTGGGAAAAACGTGGACCTACGCCCCCAGCCCATTCCAGCCCATCGGTGGAGGACAACGCCTCGTGCTGCTCCGGCTCCAAGAAGGACCGATCCTGCTTGTCTCCTTCGCGAAAGACGTCGAGATGTTCGATGGCTCCGGCAACAAGAGCCTCTGTTCCGGGATGTTTGCCGCGCTCAGTCTCGATGACGCTGAGACCTGGCCCGTGATGCGCCTGGTGACGCCTGGCGGAGCGCCGTGTGAGACGGGAACCACCAACAACGCGCCGTTCACCTTGAGCGACACCTCGGCAGAACCGCGGGGCTACCTCGCCGGCTGCCAAGGCCTCGATGGCGTAATCCATATCATCAGCAGTTACCAGCACTACTCTTTCAACCTGGCGTGGCTCACCGCGACCCAGGATACCTGGCCGTAA
- a CDS encoding alpha/beta fold hydrolase, which translates to MKRRIAFWIGFAVAAAIGLALVAKARWDADYYKGYDPALALEAAEEPATFEPDYRRIEFSFQGVAGEDRVPAVLATPRSWKGPYPCVIFLHGIGQKKNFIDEIAGFFTKGGFALVTFDQYTCGERSLPDDADKLTEALALRRRGALTVLETRRLVDYLVTREDIAANRIYLVGASFGAITGSTAFAFEPRLQAGVLVYGGGNLRILLDSQQARDELGGWVKPLAWVASFLLAPADPIRYVAWASPRPLLFQGGTRDTIVPAASGEALFEAAREPKEIIWYDSDHIGLDEEHVTVVLDDAIQWLRKQDRQIRKGIQGLSHAT; encoded by the coding sequence GTGAAAAGACGCATTGCATTCTGGATAGGGTTTGCCGTAGCGGCGGCGATTGGCCTGGCGCTCGTGGCGAAGGCCCGTTGGGACGCCGACTATTACAAGGGGTATGACCCGGCCCTTGCGTTGGAGGCGGCGGAAGAGCCGGCAACGTTCGAGCCGGATTACCGGCGCATAGAGTTCTCGTTCCAGGGAGTTGCCGGAGAGGATCGCGTGCCTGCGGTGCTTGCGACCCCGCGCTCGTGGAAGGGGCCGTATCCCTGCGTGATTTTTCTGCATGGCATCGGGCAGAAGAAGAATTTTATAGACGAAATCGCTGGTTTTTTCACAAAAGGCGGGTTCGCGCTCGTCACGTTCGACCAATACACCTGCGGGGAGAGAAGTCTGCCCGACGACGCGGACAAATTGACCGAGGCGTTGGCTTTACGCCGCCGCGGCGCCCTGACCGTGCTCGAGACCCGGCGGCTGGTGGATTATCTCGTAACGCGCGAAGATATCGCCGCGAACCGGATTTATCTGGTTGGGGCGAGTTTCGGGGCGATTACGGGGTCGACGGCCTTTGCATTCGAGCCACGCCTACAAGCGGGCGTGCTTGTGTATGGCGGGGGTAATCTGCGCATTCTGCTCGACAGCCAGCAGGCGCGCGACGAATTGGGGGGGTGGGTGAAGCCGCTGGCATGGGTGGCTTCGTTCTTGCTTGCCCCGGCCGACCCGATTCGCTACGTCGCGTGGGCGTCGCCCCGGCCGCTTCTGTTTCAGGGCGGCACGCGCGACACGATTGTGCCCGCCGCGAGCGGGGAAGCGCTATTCGAGGCCGCACGCGAGCCCAAGGAAATCATCTGGTACGACAGCGACCACATCGGGCTGGATGAGGAACACGTCACGGTTGTGCTCGACGACGCCATTCAATGGTTGCGTAAGCAGGACCGGCAGATCCGGAAAGGGATTCAGGGCCTGTCGCACGCCACATGA
- the dut gene encoding dUTP diphosphatase, translated as MTELLRVQISRDPGTEDIPLPQYETEHAAGMDVRAAVPGPVTLQPGERGLIPTGLRIALPPGYEAQIRPRSGLAIKHGLSLLNSPGTIDADYRGEIRIIAANLGREPYTIKRGDRIAQMIIAPVTRTEWVVVSELEDTSRGEGGFGSTGRQ; from the coding sequence ATGACAGAGCTCTTGCGCGTACAGATCAGCCGCGACCCGGGCACGGAGGATATCCCGTTGCCCCAATACGAAACCGAGCATGCAGCGGGCATGGATGTGCGGGCGGCGGTGCCCGGTCCGGTGACGCTGCAACCCGGCGAACGGGGGCTGATTCCCACGGGGCTGCGCATCGCGTTGCCACCGGGGTATGAAGCCCAGATCCGCCCCCGAAGCGGGCTCGCGATCAAACACGGGCTCTCGCTTCTGAACTCGCCCGGAACCATTGATGCCGACTACCGGGGCGAAATCCGCATCATCGCTGCCAACCTTGGGCGAGAACCGTACACCATCAAGCGCGGCGACAGGATAGCCCAGATGATTATCGCGCCCGTCACGCGGACAGAATGGGTGGTCGTAAGTGAATTGGAGGACACCTCCCGCGGCGAAGGGGGATTCGGGAGCACCGGCAGGCAGTGA
- a CDS encoding phosphoglycerate kinase translates to MAKLMIEDLDVKGKRVVMRVDFNVPQNDDGTVRDDTRIRAALKSINYVRDNGGMLILMSHLGRPKNPDKAESAEEKAKIIKANQKLRMDPVADKLRELVGGNVTKVDAVVGPEVKKAVDAMKPGDIIVLENTRFHAGETKNDEALSKELASLGDVYVSDAFGSVHRAHSSTEGVTRFIGKSAAGYLVAKEMEYFSKVLENPERPLTAVLGGAKVSDKITVIDNLLNLVDTLIIGGGMAYTFMKAQGYEIGNSLLDEGGIDVARKAMEKAKEKGVELLLPEDTVVADAFDANAHTKVVGLGEIEPGWQGLDIGPKTLEKFKAAIKKSKTVVWNGPLGVFEMEPFAKGTKAVAELLASSPGITSVIGGGDTAAAVTQYGLAEKMSHVSTGGGASLEMLEGKELPGLAALSDR, encoded by the coding sequence ATGGCCAAACTGATGATTGAAGACCTCGATGTGAAAGGCAAGCGCGTAGTGATGCGCGTCGATTTCAATGTCCCTCAAAACGACGATGGGACGGTGCGCGACGACACGCGCATCCGGGCGGCCCTGAAGAGCATCAACTATGTGCGCGACAACGGCGGCATGCTGATTCTCATGTCGCATCTCGGGCGCCCGAAGAACCCCGACAAGGCCGAATCGGCGGAAGAAAAGGCCAAGATCATCAAGGCCAACCAGAAGCTGCGCATGGACCCGGTTGCCGACAAGCTCCGCGAACTGGTCGGCGGCAACGTGACCAAGGTCGATGCGGTTGTGGGCCCTGAGGTGAAGAAGGCTGTCGACGCCATGAAGCCGGGCGACATCATTGTGCTCGAGAACACGCGGTTCCATGCGGGCGAAACGAAGAATGACGAGGCCCTCTCGAAGGAGCTGGCGTCTCTGGGCGATGTGTATGTGAGCGACGCGTTTGGCAGCGTTCACCGTGCCCACTCCTCGACCGAGGGCGTGACCCGGTTCATTGGCAAGAGCGCGGCAGGTTATCTCGTGGCCAAAGAGATGGAATACTTCTCGAAAGTGCTCGAGAATCCGGAGCGCCCGCTTACGGCGGTTCTCGGCGGGGCGAAGGTTTCCGACAAGATCACGGTGATCGACAATCTCCTGAATCTGGTCGACACGCTGATCATTGGCGGCGGCATGGCTTATACGTTCATGAAGGCGCAGGGCTACGAAATCGGCAACTCGCTCCTCGACGAAGGCGGCATCGATGTGGCCAGGAAGGCCATGGAGAAAGCCAAGGAAAAGGGCGTCGAACTGCTCCTTCCGGAGGACACCGTTGTGGCCGACGCGTTTGATGCGAATGCGCATACGAAGGTCGTCGGTCTGGGCGAGATCGAGCCCGGCTGGCAGGGGCTCGATATCGGCCCCAAGACGCTCGAGAAGTTCAAGGCGGCGATCAAGAAGTCCAAAACCGTGGTGTGGAACGGTCCCCTTGGCGTGTTCGAGATGGAGCCGTTCGCGAAAGGCACCAAGGCCGTTGCGGAGCTGCTGGCGAGTTCGCCCGGCATCACCAGCGTGATCGGCGGAGGCGATACCGCGGCGGCCGTGACGCAGTACGGCCTGGCCGAGAAGATGTCTCACGTGTCGACAGGCGGCGGGGCTTCTCTCGAGATGCTCGAGGGCAAAGAGCTGCCGGGCTTGGCGGCTCTCAGCGACAGGTAG
- the pnp gene encoding polyribonucleotide nucleotidyltransferase encodes MIERLSVNVGDKGVVFETGRIAKQAHGSVLVTQGDTMVLCAVCVSPEGRPGQDFFPLTVDYREKSSAAGKIPGNFFRREARPSEREVLVCRLIDRPIRPLFPKGFSNEVQVCSTVYSTDNEHNPDVLAINAASAALHISKLPFEGPIGAVRIGMVDEKLVINPLMTSEMEASALDLVIAGTKDAIIMVEGLADEVSEETLLEALEVGHAEIKKICACIEELRVKAGVEKMAFDAPGIEPRIISDVENFARESLKAALKVTGKHERQEAVDAIENALEEKLLAEYGEEKFEEVAGDVRESFSDLEKSLMRQAVIETSTRVDGRDLTTVRDISIEVGILPRAHGSCLFTRGETQALVTTTLGTRSDEQRLDELTGEEFRRFMLHYNFPPWSVGEVRRIAGPGRREIGHGKLAERALSGILPFMAEEDPELASEEDDFPYTIRVLSDITESNGSSSMATVCGGTMSLMDAGVPIIAPVAGVAMGLIKEGSEARVLTDILGVEDHLGDMDFKVCGTSQGITAFQMDVKIKGISRELMSQALAQAREARLHVLEKMLECLAEPRPDVSQYAPRIYTIKIDVEKIRDVIGPGGKVVRGIQMRTGAEINIEDDGTIHVASVDKDSADEALAIIRSITAEPEVGMIYPGTVSRILNFGAFVSFMGGKEGLVHISELAPGRINRVEDAVNIGDEINVKVVEIDNMGRLNLSKVQADAEMGRLSEEELAEMERSRGQERDRGRGDRDRGRGGRDRDRGGRDRDRGGSRGRPRR; translated from the coding sequence ATGATTGAACGTCTCTCTGTAAACGTAGGGGATAAAGGTGTTGTTTTTGAGACCGGCCGTATCGCCAAGCAGGCGCACGGCTCGGTGCTCGTAACCCAGGGCGACACGATGGTGCTGTGCGCCGTGTGCGTGTCTCCGGAAGGCCGCCCCGGCCAGGATTTCTTTCCTCTGACGGTCGACTACCGCGAGAAAAGTTCTGCCGCGGGGAAGATTCCCGGGAATTTCTTTCGTCGCGAAGCCCGGCCGAGCGAGCGTGAAGTGCTTGTGTGCCGCCTGATCGACAGGCCCATCCGGCCGCTGTTTCCCAAGGGTTTCAGCAACGAGGTGCAAGTCTGCTCGACGGTGTATTCCACCGACAACGAGCACAACCCGGATGTGTTGGCCATCAATGCGGCATCGGCCGCGCTCCACATCTCGAAACTGCCGTTCGAAGGCCCGATCGGAGCGGTCCGTATCGGCATGGTTGACGAGAAACTCGTGATCAATCCTCTCATGACAAGTGAGATGGAGGCGAGCGCCCTCGATCTGGTGATCGCGGGGACGAAAGACGCCATCATCATGGTGGAAGGCCTCGCCGACGAAGTGTCCGAGGAGACGCTCCTCGAGGCGCTTGAGGTGGGACACGCGGAGATCAAGAAAATCTGCGCGTGCATCGAGGAACTGCGCGTCAAGGCGGGTGTCGAGAAGATGGCGTTCGATGCGCCCGGAATCGAGCCGCGGATCATCAGCGATGTCGAGAACTTCGCCAGGGAATCGCTGAAAGCGGCCCTCAAGGTCACCGGGAAGCACGAGCGCCAGGAGGCGGTTGACGCCATCGAAAACGCCCTTGAAGAGAAGCTTCTCGCCGAGTATGGCGAGGAGAAGTTCGAGGAAGTCGCGGGCGATGTGCGCGAATCGTTCAGCGACCTCGAGAAATCCCTCATGCGTCAGGCCGTTATCGAAACGAGCACGCGCGTCGACGGCCGCGATCTGACCACGGTGCGCGATATCTCGATCGAGGTGGGCATACTCCCGCGGGCCCACGGTTCGTGCCTGTTTACGCGCGGCGAGACCCAGGCGCTCGTTACCACCACCCTGGGCACGCGCAGCGACGAACAGCGCCTCGACGAGCTCACCGGCGAGGAGTTTCGGCGCTTCATGCTGCACTACAACTTCCCGCCGTGGTCCGTCGGCGAAGTGCGCCGCATAGCCGGCCCGGGCCGCCGCGAAATCGGCCACGGTAAACTGGCCGAGCGCGCCCTGTCGGGCATTCTCCCGTTTATGGCTGAAGAAGACCCTGAACTGGCTTCGGAAGAGGACGATTTCCCCTATACCATCCGCGTATTGTCGGACATCACGGAGAGCAACGGCTCGAGCTCGATGGCCACGGTGTGCGGGGGGACGATGAGTCTTATGGATGCCGGCGTGCCCATCATCGCGCCGGTCGCCGGTGTGGCCATGGGCCTGATCAAGGAAGGCAGCGAAGCGCGCGTACTCACCGATATTCTCGGCGTCGAAGACCATCTCGGCGACATGGATTTCAAAGTCTGCGGAACCTCCCAGGGCATTACGGCGTTCCAGATGGACGTGAAGATCAAGGGTATCAGCCGCGAGCTGATGAGCCAGGCGCTCGCCCAGGCGCGCGAAGCGCGCCTGCACGTGCTCGAGAAGATGCTCGAGTGTCTGGCCGAGCCGCGCCCCGATGTCTCGCAATACGCGCCCCGAATCTACACCATCAAGATCGATGTGGAGAAGATCCGTGACGTTATCGGACCCGGCGGCAAGGTGGTTCGCGGGATCCAGATGCGCACCGGCGCGGAAATCAACATCGAGGACGACGGCACCATTCACGTGGCCTCGGTGGACAAGGACAGCGCGGATGAAGCGCTTGCCATAATCCGCAGCATCACGGCGGAACCCGAAGTTGGCATGATCTACCCGGGAACCGTCAGCCGCATCCTGAACTTCGGCGCGTTCGTGAGCTTCATGGGCGGCAAGGAAGGCCTCGTGCACATATCGGAATTGGCGCCGGGCCGCATCAACCGCGTTGAAGACGCGGTCAACATCGGCGACGAGATCAATGTGAAGGTCGTCGAAATCGACAACATGGGACGGCTCAACCTCTCGAAAGTCCAGGCCGATGCCGAAATGGGCCGTCTCAGCGAAGAAGAATTGGCGGAAATGGAGCGGTCGCGCGGCCAGGAGCGCGATCGTGGACGCGGAGACAGGGATCGCGGCCGCGGCGGCCGTGACCGGGACCGCGGCGGCCGCGACAGAGACCGCGGCGGTTCTCGCGGGCGGCCGCGCAGGTAA